A region of the Salvia splendens isolate huo1 chromosome 11, SspV2, whole genome shotgun sequence genome:
TgaataatttaattgatttCTAATTTGTGAAAGAAATTTAAAGGAAGCAAGAAATAATCTAGAAACTGTAAACATGGTCTCTTCTCAAGCTTCATCTTTTATGGATAAGAagcaataaattttttttataatatgttACAtgtaaaatcttaaaaatatttttcagttTAACAACTCCAAGTAGGTTTAGATAGTTCAGAAAGTAGTTACAAACACTAAAACTACACAGGAATGCAGTCCGAACTTACTAGTGGAGGGACCCTCTGATGCCCCTGTTCCTTGGTTTGAAGCCGTGCCATTTTGGGAAACCTGTTGGAAGATGCTCAAATGATTAAATTGACCAAAATGTGATATCATCAAAACAAATTACAAGTCCAGACAAAGTGACTGAGGGTCCAACTTACTTGCTCGGATGACTGTGAGTAATTATTGGGTGGATCTGTCAGCACCGATTCCTTGTAGTCTTCAAAAGCATTTTTCTGCACTGTCTCCTCTGGGGAGACATCTACGAATGCTGAAAATGGAGCATATATACTCAGATCCGATGAATATTGACAGAAGAACATAAGGACAAAGGATATGTGGAAACGGAAATAAAAGGAAGTCACTAAGATTAATAGTTATTGGATGATCAATTAAGAATAAATTATCAGTGAAATATTTATAAAGGATTATATATACCGTATTTCTTTGGTGCATCCTGCACTTCTACTTTATTGTTAACAGATGTTGGCAGAGGATCCTCCACTTTTGTTGCAGGTATATCAGTTATAGATTGAGAAGCTGCAGGAGCTCCACTCTTGAAGGAAGGAGCTCCACTTTTGAAGGAATCTGATGCCGAGCTCTTTGATTGTGGTTGTGGTGGTGGAAACGGGAAGGGTGAGCCAGGTGCAAAGGCAGTGTTTCCAAATGGGTTATTTTGAGTATTCATCTGTTGTGTGAAGGTCTTAAAAGCTTGTTCCATTGCATATTTCTGCAGCAATGTGATTTTTCTGAAAAAGTCAGACTAGGAAAGGGGTGGGAGTGGCGATTTATGATTGACCATTTTTCCACACTAATGACACTATACTAATACACATGTCCCAATGTAAGATTCgtggataaaataaaaagtaaactAATGGACCTCAATCACTTGATCCATTGAATGTAGATCAGGAAAAAAGaggaacaaataaaaagggAAGATGACAAGTAAAAGAAGCATGAATATAGATGTATTTTCTAATGTAATTTCAGCTGATGCTACAAAAATCAGAGATCACACTAATGGACTATAACTAACAAAATGAACTAACTAAGAGAATGAACGAGAACAATAGGGCAGCAAAGGCGTGACCCACCTTTACTCTTCCAGCCACCTGTAACGTAATGAATGTAGGTCAATAAAATGTTGAAGAACATAATTAAGTTGGAAGAAGAGTAATGAAACTTCTGTGACAAAGCAAAGCTTACCCATGTGAAAAGTGCTGAGAgaccaacaccaacaccaatCCAGAAGAGAGGCGAGCCCCTATTTTGAGAGATCAAGAAGTTGGGCAATGAGTACGCAAGGTTGAGAGAGTGCATGCTAACAAAATCATACTCTCTATGTGGAATACATAAAATTATAAGATCATAGCTGTGAACAAGGTGGTAAGAATAACATCGATGGATTATTACACTTGAGAAGAACTAGGTGGAACTGAAATCTGTGGATTTGCACCAACAGACGATGTTTCTTGGCCACTAGAAGCAATGCTAGCAAAACAATCCCTTGCAACTTTCTCCGCCACTGAAATGGTCGAATTAAcagtaaaaacaaaacaacatcagatttaaattattaaatgcAGTAACAAGCAAAGGAAGCAACACACAAAGCTTCTCAAGAGGTTATTCTATACATTGTTACAGAGGCGGAGAGGCCAATAACAAAACAAGCACTGATGGATGCAAACTAACTCGCTAAGGAAGAGAAGGTACTATACATTACATTGTTATACTGTTCAATGATTTAACAGTGAGTTTAGAAACAAACTCATGAATTCACAGTGATATATTTGCAATTAATTCACCATTAATTTCTAGCTTCCCATAACTGCCTacaacacaaaataacatttttttttctttagccAATCATCAACTCCTCTCAAATTAGGGATTGGATACAGATATAACACGAACATCATGCTTTCCGAAATAGTAATTACATATTAATCCGAGAAACATATAAACTAAACAAAATTGTATTCATTTACCCATAGTTTTGGTGGCTTTCCTCGCCTCGAGCAGAGAAACAACCGAGACAGAATGAGCAGGATTGCTCTTCCTGCAACTTGTCACCGTTTTTCTGAGTAAATTTGGAAGACCTACAAATTGCTTGCTGGAAAGTGGAATTAATGAGTTCCTCGGATTTGGGGAGACTCCTAACACTATTTTGGGTGAGGAAACCATTCCCAAATTCTCCATTTTTACCAGTAAAATCCAGCTACTAGCAGCTCAGTTTATCGAAATAGTAGTTGAGAAAGAGAGAGCGCAAAGGCTTTACGCGTGAACGCAAGTCGGGGGAAGCGTTAACGATATGCGTGTTTGATTCGGATCTTTCAAGCGGGCTGACACCCGACCCGATTTATAAGACGGTGGGTGTGGGTCTTATTTCCCTAAGTCCCAAACAATTAGTAACggaagaatatgcactttaaaTTCGGtagtaaaattaataaaataagagagatgtagagagaaaaagtaattaaaatattgatattGGAGAATGGGTTCATCTCATTAAAAAAAGAgtttcaaaattgaaaagtgtCTGTTTTCGTGGAATGAACTGAAAAGAAAATAGTAAATTGCATAAGTATTATACTCAATTCcattaaaaaactgaaaaatataagggaaataaatcaataatCCAACATTATAAATACAAAGCTACTATACTAATTAATGGAGACGTTTTTCCTCCCATAGATTATGGATTGAGTCATCGTGAAAGAGGGTtgaatagtagtactacaatTATAGTGATCAAACTAAACCAACATTCAAATTGCTGAAATAAAGAATAGCTCACTGCAAAGATAACAAATCAGCTTGCTATAGAGTTCAAAATCTAAGCAAAATTTCTGTATAAATTGATTTGTCAATCTTCATGTTTTTCTACATCTCATTTCCAatggttatatatatatatatat
Encoded here:
- the LOC121755801 gene encoding protein TIC 40, chloroplastic-like, translating into MENLGMVSSPKIVLGVSPNPRNSLIPLSSKQFVGLPNLLRKTVTSCRKSNPAHSVSVVSLLEARKATKTMVAEKVARDCFASIASSGQETSSVGANPQISVPPSSSQVGSPLFWIGVGVGLSALFTWVAGRVKKYAMEQAFKTFTQQMNTQNNPFGNTAFAPGSPFPFPPPQPQSKSSASDSFKSGAPSFKSGAPAASQSITDIPATKVEDPLPTSVNNKVEVQDAPKKYAFVDVSPEETVQKNAFEDYKESVLTDPPNNYSQSSEQVSQNGTASNQGTGASEGPSTSNPLLSVEALEKMMEDPTVQKMVFPYLPEEMRNPTTFKWMLQNPVYRQQLQDMLNNMGGNPEWDSRMMDTLKNFDLSSPEIKQQFDQIGLTPDEVISKIMANPDVAMAFQNPRVQAAILDCSQNPLSIAKYQNDKEVMDVFNKISELFPGTSP